Proteins from a genomic interval of Musa acuminata AAA Group cultivar baxijiao chromosome BXJ1-9, Cavendish_Baxijiao_AAA, whole genome shotgun sequence:
- the LOC135584713 gene encoding bifunctional nuclease 2-like, with product MGVLEGAIICRPDIRAHYTGLSASLVTNNTTKAIRPQSRIWGFKTRCKSIIQFSGLSLQPCSKRQWRVHCSFSSSSDGNGSMAGNFSANDEEYVNSSVMEAVQVRSGLDGFMIKMRDGRYLRCVHNNPQGGHLPDYAPHPAIVLKMEDGSDLLLPIIVLEMPSVLLMAAIRNVRIARPTIYQVVKDMIEKMGYAVQLVRVTKRVNEAYFAQLYLSKVGNEKDTISLDLRPSDAINMAVRCKVPIQVNRNLVYSDAMRVVEPSKSTMQAPQSDGMLFMELDRPDGQPCLEAEEFGLIRNMLIAAVEERYRDAAQWRDQLHQLRSKRKNWT from the exons ATGGGAGTTCTAGAGGGAGCAATTATTTGCCGCCCTGATATTCGGGCACATTACACTGGACTTTCTGCTTCCCTTGTTACTAACAACACTACAAAGGCTATCCGTCCTCAAAGCAGAATATGGGGGTTCAAAACTAGATGCAAAAGCATCATTCAGTTCAGTGGCTTATCTCTGCAACCTTGTAGTAAGAGACAATGGCGTGTCCATTGTAGTTTCAGTTCCTCTTCTGACGGTAACGGAAGCATGGCTGGCAATTTTAGTGCAAACGACGAGGAGTATGTAAACTCCAGTGTAATGGAAGCTG TTCAGGTCAGAAGTGGATTGGATGGTTTCATGATAAAGATGCGTGATGGTAGATATTTACGATGTGTTCATAATAATCCTCAAGGAGGGCATCTGCCAGACTATGCACCTCACCCTGCTATTGTGTTGAAGATGGAAGATGGAAGTGATCTCTTGCTTCCTATTATTGTCT TGGAGATGCCAAGTGTGTTGCTGATGGCTGCAATTCGCAATGTTCGAATT GCTAGACCAACCATTTATCAAGTAGTCAAAGATATGATTGAAAAGATGGGATATGCG GTTCAACTTGTTAGGGTCACCAAGAGAGTGAATGAGGCTTACTTTGCTCAACTGTACCTTTCAAAG GTAGGGAATGAAAAAGACACTATTAGTTTGGATCTTCGACCTTCAGATGCTATCAATATGGCTGTTCGATGCAAG GTTCCCATACAAGTCAACAGAAATCTTGTATACAGTGATGCAATGAGAGTGGTTGAGCCAAGCAAGTCAACCATGCAGGCTCCTCAATCAGATGGAATGCTGTTCATGGAACTTGATAG GCCTGATGGTCAGCCTTGCTTGGAGGCTGAAGAGTTCGGTTTGATCCGAAACATGCTGATTGCTGCTGTTGAGGAACGATACAGAGATGCTG CTCAGTGGAGAGACCAGCTTCATCAGCTCAGATCCAAGAGAAAGAACTGGACATGA